The sequence ACCACAAAAGTTACTGGTCTTAACTCAGTCAACCACATTAATTACTGGTCTTAACTTAGTCAACCACATCAATTATTGGTCTTCCTATGTTTGTACGTAACAGTTCCCCTTTGCTCTAATAATCGTGACAATGTCCATGTTACCAAGGGATGCTTCATCCCTTGAAATATCTGTTACAATCTCTTGCAAGGAAACCACATGTAGAGTTTCCATCCATAGTCGTAGAAACATCAACACTAACTTTGATTCAACCACatgttaattttaattattgaatatataattttaatctcgaccatatatttttaattacgtCTCAAAACCTAACATATTTTGTAGTAAAAGAAAGTATATAGTAAGTTCCATAAGTAGTTATGGAGAGTTGGGAGCCAAAGAACATTGTGGAGGATATTCAGGCGATCACATGACATGATTATTATTTTCGTGTCATTTATGGTGTCTGGCTAGGGGATTGATTTAATTTGTAATTGCCATTTGCAGTGCTGGACTATAAATGCTTGCTATTCAAGCTACGTGAATTAGAAATTAATTCTGTGATTGTTTTTCTCCCATTTGTATTGTAATTTCCATTATTCTTCTTCATGTAGTTCTTTCTTTCTATGTTTTCCTCATTTTCCATTACAACTAGATTTTGTAATTGCAGGCAAATGGTTTCATTGTGGAACTGTTCAAAGCTCTGTGCAGTTTTCTTTGTTGCTGGAGTCGTTGTTGGTTATACATTGAAGAGACGTGTTCGGAGGTGGGCTTCCAAGCTTTTAAGGAGATTGAAAGATGATTAATGTCTAacatctttcatttcttctgcaACTGAAAGTGCTTCTGTCCTTTTAAGAATTTGATTTATTGGAGTTTTAGCTAGCTAGatgaagaattaaaaaaaaaagggcggcccggtcgcattacgcgtccccgctgagcgagggtccggggaggggtcccaccacaagggtgtattgggggcaagccttcccttgccaatttaattggcaagaggccgctcctaagactcgaatccatgacctctggtcacacgacaacaacgttttaccgttgcgccaaggctcgccctctaagggcggcccggtcgcattacgcgtccccgctgagcgagggtccggggaggggtcccaccacaatgACTCATCTCGTGTCAATGACTCGTATGCAGGTGATCCTTGTTAGTTCTTGTTGTCATATATGAACAGATAACTTGAGATTATATTCTTATATTCCTAGTGCCTTGGAAGAATTCTACCCTGATTCCTTTCATTTACATTTCTATTCAAATTCACGCCTCATTTGTTCTGCACTAGGTACTTGAGGCTTGACCTCATCAGTAAATGTTTAGCACTCGATCTTTAGAACATAAATAGAACATGGATATTATTGCCAACAATTGAAATTTTATATTCCTATTTTCTTCTGCAATTTTCTCTACTGTGTGGACATCAATCACTGCTGTATGAATGGTGTGTGACAGCATTTACATTTAGCTGTGCTATGAATATGAAATGTGTATACATATGTATATacttaattattttaataattacaatGATGGTGGCAGCTtcaaattttaaattgtttgtCCCTGTTTAGAAATATTCCTTGTGGAACTCAAATCGTGTCGATCTCGAGTGGCTCAGCTCTTGACATATTTTCTTCAGTTCCTTTGCTAATATTGGCGTACCGCAATAGAATACACCTGCAGTTTTCGTAAGAATCcattttgttaaaaaatttgTCTTCATCCAAATGAACTGTCATCAAATGCATTATCATATGCGAGTTTTCATGCAGGTAGTCATTACCTATTTTTGCAAATGGATGCTTTGCGGCTACTTTTGTGAACACTTCTTTCCAATTAGGTCTAGCGAAGTGTGTCCTTACCTGCAAGAAAGGGAATTGTATATGGGGTTAAGCAATCCAGCCATAAGAGATCTTGCTGTGCTAACACCTTGCGTTTtcagttttatcttttatttaattttaacaaCGCTAAGTGTATGTCGAGAAGGGATCATTACTCGAGTGCCGGAAAGTATGTCAACGCCGTGCTTTGCATGGTTAAGAGCTTGAACCATAGTGATTAACGTTGACCTTGCATCTCCTTCTTCATAAACACTTGTAAGGTAGTTATGCAGCTCGATTTGGCCCTGTTTCGTAGTTTACAAAGCAATTAGAAGCAATCACTCTTCAATTCTAGGATCTCATGTAGAACTAAACAAGAATTTAATTGAGATTTTTTGTTCTTACCTTATGATCCATCTCTGCAACTTCATCCATGACTCCTTTAAACCATTCGAAGGACCCAGGTTCTCTTGTAACCCAATAGAAATGAGCATTTGTAGTCCTCTGTGTTCTCTTTTTGGTGCTTGATGCCAAACTTGAAGATCCATAACTGTTTGAGCTGTACTCTGATCTACTGGTTTCAGTGTTCGAATCCTGGGCCGTTACGGCATATGAAATATCAGCTGCTATGGATAAATGAAAATTGAACTATGATATTCAAAAACTTGGTCGTTAGAGTGAACTTTACTGTTTGGTAATCTGCTGCTCTTGTGTTATTTAAAAGATCTTTGAGAATGCTTATGAAAGGTGTAGCTCCAATTCCTAGTCCCACAAGGAGCAAGACATCATAATTTTGGTAGTCCTGTGCCGGAGCACCATATGGGCCATCTATGTATAGTTTTGGTTGGCTGCAATTTTTGCATTTTGAATTAATATTTTCACAGAGAGTTTAATAGAAAAACTGAGACGATAGAGTTTTTTGGTATGCAATTTACCCTTTTTGATCCAAATGTGCAAGTTGACCAAATATGGCTCGACCAAGAATTACAGACGATGGATCATTTACCTCTGTGAAAACTCTCTTCAACTCCTGTGTCCAGTCTCCTACTATCCGAATATGAACACTGAGGTAGTTATCCCCTGGTGCTGAAGTTATAGAAAATGGGTGCCTGCAAAGggttattaattatttctaGATTAGAAgcttaaatattttataatggCGAGTTCATGTCGCGGAACACAATGAAGATGCTGTTAAAACAACTCACCATTCAAAGGAGGAAACTGCTGGGCAACGTAGAAATATATACTGCCCACTTTTGTATCTAAATCCTTGTGGCTTGGAGGTCATCAAGCTCAATACATTTCCTGGTAGAACAGATACCTTTGAAGATCAAGTAGCTCAATATCAGACTTGCATTGTTTCAAATAATTAGGTCGTCTAGAAAAATATGAACCAACACTCCACAATTAGAACAAAAACTTGAAAGTACCTTCATTATTTGTACAGAATAATGTTCTGATCTACGTGTTCGCACACTCCGTTCTGATGCATAGAGTAAGAAGGGAGCAAAGATATACAGCCATGTCtgaaagaaaaatgaaatgaaaatgcTGTTTATTTTTAGTTTCTCGTGGTTGATTCTTGGGCAAAATCTGCAGTTCATCATAAGTTCTGCATTCAAAGTTTCTTACCGTTTTCTGACTCCACTTATGGGCAAAGTATAAGAAGGTTCCGTGTACAAGCAGCAAAACATAAACAAGACCAAAAAGATGATGAGAGTACCAGAATGCATTGAAACCTGTCAATCTGTTGAAGGGTGTCGGTAGTtttaccatgttccttcggaacTGGCGGGTTGCTAGGGTAAACGCAATGACCATTAGCACCAACATTAAAATCCCTGTAACACCTTCAACACCACTAACCAAGTCTATATATGTAGGCTTCTTGTTATGGAAATCAGATGCTATCAAGGCAAATTTATCTGGAGGCGAGTTTATCAGACGGGGAAAGTCGCAAAACAAATGACTTCCTGCATGGAGAATTACTCCGATGGCTATTGCACATGCAATGATCTACAAAAGTCACAGCAAAAACATGTCAAAAATTAGACAGTTCATTTGAATGACATGACTTTTCAATAGAGTAGGAATAGTTCTTAGTTCTGACCTTGTGAAAATTGATGTTATCATCAAAAGGAATAAAGAACCTTGCTCTAGTGGACCGTAGCCAAGTGAGGGTATTTCGACAAACGGGTAAAAGAATTAGAGCCATATTGAGCTTAAGAGTCTCTGCAGCGCCCTTAGCAACACACAAGCAATAACCCAAGGCTTGAAATGCTGCTCTATTCTTATATTGGTAGAACTTCCAAACGAATAGGCAGATAATTATCGTTGTCCAAAGCATTAATATAAAAACTCTCTGCCAGTTCTCTAGAATTAGACATCTCAATATAAAGTTTAGCCTGCGAATTACAGTCTTGGGTCTGTATAAACTTATGTTCTGACTCCGGCCTACACTTGTTGTGCTTAGTGGTCTGCTGTAATTCATGTATGTATCCCTCTGTAGAAGAAGTGTTTCCAACTGCCATAACTGAAAAAAAGGAGAGGAATTCATAACAAGTTTGCCTTTACCAAAATGGATTCAGGTTGTCTGGTTGACTACATCTGAAATCTAAACGGTGagacaaaattacaatttgttCCCTCGTGTCTAATTAAACTCGTATCATAATTAATTGGATAAAGGGTCAATTTAATCTTCACCTTCTACTTAGCTACAAAAGTGAATTTGGGCTAAGATAAACTTTACATATCAATTGAGTCCATGATTTGATATTTTTGGTCAAATGACACATATCATCATATAATTTGTGAATTTTAACacttaatcaatttttttatgatACCATGTGTACTTTTGaactaatttattaaaaaattgcaTAATTGAGACAAATAGACTACTTATAGCAAGTTAGCCCTTAATCTACGATTTATTGTTTAATTAAAACGAAACTTTTGTAATAATTACGCTGTATATATTGAGTATAAACTTAACAAATGGATTTTATATCTGAAGTACAAACTTTAATAAGAAATTGCACTTTTGTGTTAACAATCCATTAGACCTATTGTTAGGTCAAAATTGACTTGTGTCTCATTTAGGGGAATTTAgcgcctttttttttttttttttttgttgaaagttgtctcttttaatttttatgaaGGTTTCGTTTCCCTTTTCGATATTAAATAATGAACTGAATTTGGGAATTAGGAGCTTTTAAGACGcactcaacttttttttttttttcggtataaaaattacaaatacGTTTTTGTATATAAAATCACAATTTAAGATTTGGGCATAAAAGTTGGCATGTATAATAAATAAGTCTACATAAACCGTATgtatatataagaaaaaaaaaaagataactcAAATTATGAGTTTTCTAGTTTCTTGGATAAACAGGGATTGCTCTTGCGAATTGGACTTCCTAACCTCCACTTAAGAAAGAACTATTCTTTTATTGTTTCCCAAAAGTCAAAGTAACACTTCACTaagatgaaaatgaattttattCATGGAGGCCTCAGAAGACTTTTCTAGTCCCTTTATTTTTGTGATCTTGGCATACAAAATAATTGCAGTCCTGGACGTTAAGTAGACATGTAATTCGGAGTTGAAAATTAGGACTGTGTATATATATTGAActtaattttagtttaaaaCGCATATAGATGTACATTATTGATAGAAATTTAAGAATACTCATAAGTAATACTTTCCCTTTCAAAAAAAAGTAATACTTTCCATTATTTAATTGATATTACTTTTAGTATTTACTTTCACCAGTTATTTTCATAAAGTGATAGACGTCTCTTTTTATTGGTGGTGCAGTATTATTTCCAAAGGATTTGATATTTTTTCTCAGATTGCATTATATCGGGATAGGACTTTACCTCTATGTATCCAAGACTTTCAGGATCTAACTCCTCCATTATCAGCGATGCATATTCTTCAGCTTGTTCTTTGAGTTTTGACAATTTATTCGCAGAGGCACTTAGCATTATAAGCTGCGATTAAAACAAAATTAGCCATGACGTTGAAATAATACTAACCTAATACGCAATTTAATGAACACAAATTAACAAAGTTGGTATTCTTATATTgttaaatatcattaatatatattaatgcaATGCTTTCATGGTTCATGAGGGCGTGCGTCATTTGGTATAGCTACCTATCGTTCTACTTTCCAAACGTACTAGTGTCACTGAATTGCATGTTAATATTAGATTGGCGAAAGTTCATCATATGATCaataaagtaataaattattataatcaGTAAAAAGCTGTGGATGATTGGAGTTTCTTTTCGGTCAAAGGTTAGATTATtgaattttaaaagaaaaaaaaaaaggcaaaagATTCAAATGAAAGTTACCTCCTGCACTTCTTCCCTTGTTATTCTTCCGTCTCCGTTGCTGTCAACCCTGAAAAGCATCAAAAAAAAACTTTACTCCTTAATTTCTCTACGTGATTGTGGGAAAAAGTTGCTGCAAAATTATAACCAGATAATTGAAAGTAGTGGGCCAAAAGCTTAAAAAGCGAAGGATAAACTTTCTTCAATGATTTCGTCATCAAAGTTTCGTAAGCGGAAATTGAATTTGAGACTCCGACTGAAAGTTTAGAATTGacataattaaaagaaaaaaatcaaaagactGATAGACTCACATGTCGAAGAAAATTTGAAGACGTGCGTCAAAGCTCTGGTCTGTAATCTGTAACCAGAATTCATGGAGCTCctctttatttattttcgaTATTCTCCGTCTTTGCCTTCTTGCTAGTGCATCAAATATACACACCGCAAACTCCTTCGAATCCACCATTCCTGCATATttgattttcaaaaaaaaaaaaaaaaaaatgatgaacaAATTTTCATCGGAACTAATTATTTGAACTTCAATTTACTTCAAACAATTAAAGTAATTACAGATATGAATCAATTATTAATTACCTATACATTCACCAAAATCTTCTCTGGGAAGCAATCCGTCTTTAGCGAGAGACTCGAACCGCAACTCAACTCGTCTCCACAACTCATTCCCTTCCGATGCTGCTCCGGTAGTCTTACTAATAAACCTGAGTCCTTTAAGCGCTCTTTTAGCTCCCGATCTCGTCCGTTGCAATTTCGCTCTGATTTTCCTCGCATCTCTCGCCGAAATTGTTCGGTCTTCAACATCCGACGAAGTAGTCCTCGACGATCTAGACCTCAACCAGCCGAACGTCCGGCGGATTCTGGACGTCGCCGATAAACTCCTCTCTAACATACCTCCCGCGCCACCATCAATTCCACTGCCAGGATCCGATATCGTCGTTGAAGCATGATTCGGTTTAACACTGCAGACTAAAATGGAGTCATTATCGAGCTCAAGTGTGACCTCAACTAAGTCTTGGTTGTTGTTTCTTCTGAGATCGTTGAGGAACATCGGCAACATTGCACCGCCAATTTCATAGTCACTTGATGATGAGGCTCCATTATCATTAACATCATCCGGCAAGTCAAATGTACGACTGTAATTGGACAGGTTGGGGCTGCTTCCGCAGAAGGAAGACCGGGACGGCGACGGCGACGACTTCATAAAAAATCTCCGGTGAGGTTTGTAGAAGTTGTTGACGCACGCAGATAATAAAGGTTTTGGGTTTGGCACGCTTGGAGAAGAAAACTTGACAAACACCTCTCAACCGATCTCTATACACAACTTCAACGCTTTCCTCTACTCTGTGGTTTAGAGAGAGAGGTAGTAGTTAAGATTTTGCTGAATTAAGAATCTGCaatattccatttttttttttttttttaaagaatagcAGGAATTAGTCCACTGAATTTATTTCAAGAGAAACAATTTGATTAGTATTCCAAATCATTCGAAACGAATCATTTAGAGTAAAAAAGGAAGAaattaaaatgtttaatttcaAACTTGTGTTTTTCACTTGCTCATCTTTTGTAGGAGAGATAAGTAGCTAGCTAGTTTTATCTGCTTTGCTAACAGAATCTACGGCAGCGATTACGCCACGTAATGTAATTAAATTTCTTGGAGAATATATAAGAATAGTTCGGAAGTAGACGAATTAAGAAAAGAAGAGTTGGTTTCTACTTAATTTGTTGTTTAATTAAGGAATTAAGAAATCAAATTATCATAGCTCATTTACTACATTTCTATCTTAAAGTGGCTtaaaaaaacaatcaaaatacCTACAAACATCATATGTGATAACGTTTTGTCCACATATTGGATTAAAGGATAATTAAGTCATGAAAAGGTAAAACTTTACTTAACATCTTAAAGTGagatcaattttatctttaactaATGGAAAATTATTTGACTATTAGATTAGTCTTTCTAACTATCTTTATCAATGAACTAAAACAATTTCATACATTTTGACATATTATTTCTAACTGTGTTAATAATATAATAGatattttaagaatttttttatccGTACGAAACAATTAATTTAAACTATCTGATTTGACAGTTATTGAATTGTATGTTGGATTTTTCAAATAAAGTTATAGATAAGCTGAAACAATTTCACGCATTTTAACATGATGTTCATAACTGCTTTAATAACATTTCGAacattttaaaaagtttttttttatgattaactTTTAATTTGATGAATTTAAACATTGATGTCTTAgcagatttttattttatataattgtgttagtaatataataaatatttttagacATTAAGTTTGAAAAATTCAGTATAACAATAAATTAATGAGTTAAATGAGATTTTAATCGAAAAAAACGGATTTTATCGACTTTTTTGAGCTAAAATTCTTTCTTTTAGGCCATTCTTTGGAAGTTCTTCACCTAAATTGTTCACATGAGATGTTTAGTGttccaattttttttgtcaGGGAATAAATCaatctatttaaaaaaatttattagataaaaataaaattaatcttatttaaaaacgttaaagataaaattatttaatattaaattcaCACTTAAATAATCAACTTATTTTTGTCTTAATGATTACCATactaagagggtgtttgtttacaTACTTTTCaccttctgtttgccttttcattctAAAAGACAAAGTTTTACGTGTTTGGTTAGGCTTTTCCTATTTGCTTTTTACagttgaaaagcagcattaagtgtttggttGATTACCATactaagagggtgtttgtttacaTACTTTTCaccttctgtttgccttttcattctAAAAGACAAAGTTTTACGTGTTTGGTTAGGCTTTTCCTATTTGCTTTTTACagttgaaaagcagcattaagtgtttggttagtgacattatgtttgccttttacacctgattatttattaatttaataagcTAATGCCTTTTTCTATTACTAGCTAAAATTTCAAATAATCATTTACTTCAATTCCTAATTCAACTAAAGTGTTCTCCATAAACTAAATTCAAcagaattttttataaaatcatgttatttttagcataattttaatgaaaacatcGCAGATTACTTTTTAATATGGCAGAACTCATTtcctttaacttttttttattctttccaAACAGAATTCAATTAATGAATTGAATTCCATCCAAAATAGaatttccaatcattctctAAATATATTCATTAATTATAATCGTTTTTATAGAAGTCGCATTATATAAATTATTCTGTACAAAGAAGTCGTATTATAAATTATTCTAACTTAATTTATTAAGTTCAATTAAATacgatataatttttttttaaaagattcCATGCCCATAaatcagataaaaaaaatattttggcaACCATAAACTTAATCAGACAAtaaatttatagtttaatatttggataaataatttattgttttctttttttatatatgataGATATTAGACTTTACAATTCTTCACAACTAATTTGTAAGATGATGTTTTGGAACCAAAATATTATGGTAATTGTAAATTTCTTTTGAGCTCCGAAATGAAGGCTAGTTCACTGTACATCGCGTATATTcaagaaataaattttagagGTAAATTAAACTATATTCATTATAGTCAAAGTTATTTACAAATCATCagtatttttcaataatttctttttaaagttATTAATTTTGATAACAAAAATATATTAGTTATTTTCTCTACTTTTTTATAAGTTTtatttttgatatatttttttaagggataaggtaccaaataggtctatgatttttggga comes from Euphorbia lathyris chromosome 8, ddEupLath1.1, whole genome shotgun sequence and encodes:
- the LOC136202871 gene encoding respiratory burst oxidase homolog protein E, which translates into the protein MKSSPSPSRSSFCGSSPNLSNYSRTFDLPDDVNDNGASSSSDYEIGGAMLPMFLNDLRRNNNQDLVEVTLELDNDSILVCSVKPNHASTTISDPGSGIDGGAGGMLERSLSATSRIRRTFGWLRSRSSRTTSSDVEDRTISARDARKIRAKLQRTRSGAKRALKGLRFISKTTGAASEGNELWRRVELRFESLAKDGLLPREDFGECIGMVDSKEFAVCIFDALARRQRRRISKINKEELHEFWLQITDQSFDARLQIFFDMVDSNGDGRITREEVQELIMLSASANKLSKLKEQAEEYASLIMEELDPESLGYIELWQLETLLLQRDTYMNYSRPLSTTSVGRSQNISLYRPKTVIRRLNFILRCLILENWQRVFILMLWTTIIICLFVWKFYQYKNRAAFQALGYCLCVAKGAAETLKLNMALILLPVCRNTLTWLRSTRARFFIPFDDNINFHKIIACAIAIGVILHAGSHLFCDFPRLINSPPDKFALIASDFHNKKPTYIDLVSGVEGVTGILMLVLMVIAFTLATRQFRRNMVKLPTPFNRLTGFNAFWYSHHLFGLVYVLLLVHGTFLYFAHKWSQKTTWLYIFAPFLLYASERSVRTRRSEHYSVQIMKVSVLPGNVLSLMTSKPQGFRYKSGQYIFLRCPAVSSFEWHPFSITSAPGDNYLSVHIRIVGDWTQELKRVFTEVNDPSSVILGRAIFGQLAHLDQKGQPKLYIDGPYGAPAQDYQNYDVLLLVGLGIGATPFISILKDLLNNTRAADYQTDSNTETSRSEYSSNSYGSSSLASSTKKRTQRTTNAHFYWVTREPGSFEWFKGVMDEVAEMDHKGQIELHNYLTSVYEEGDARSTLITMVQALNHAKHGVDILSGTRVRTHFARPNWKEVFTKVAAKHPFAKIGVFYCGTPILAKELKKICQELSHSRSTRFEFHKEYF